The sequence CCGCCTGATCAAACTGACACGGATAACACTCGCCCTGGTGATTTCTGGCGTTATGAGCACGATTTCCAGCGCATCAGGTACAGAGAGGGCTGCGGTCGATTTCGTACAGATAAAAAATTATGCTGACTTCTCGGAAGCCTCCTACCAGGGAAAATCCCGAGTTGACGAGGTTGGTCAGTCAAAGCAGCATTACCTCATCTATCATGGCTATATTCCTGAACTCTCTGTTACCTACTATTTGCTCAGAAGTGACAAGGATAAATCTCAGGTAGTTGTAGTCAGAGGGACGTCCAATATTGAAAATACTTTACTCAATATGGACGTCAAACTGGTGACTGATGCACATGCAGGCATCCGCCTGCATCGGGGATTTTCCCTGGCTGCGGAAAAAATATATCGAAAAATCAAGCCACAACTAAAGCCCGATTACACAGTCAGCGTCACCGGCCACAGCCTGGGAGGCGCTGTGGCCTTGATTCTTGCCATGTATCTGGATCTTGACCAGTTTGATGTGACGCAGGTTGTCACCTTTGGACAGCCGAAGGTGACCAATATTGCAGGAGCTGCAAGGTTCGGCCATCTGAACATTCTCCGCGTGGTCGCCCCCAACGACCTGGTGCCATTGGTACCACCTCTGGATCCCGTGGATATCAACGATCTGGATATATACTGGCATATTGGCATGGAAGTAATCCTGCTTCCTGACAATCGCTATGCGATTTTAGATAGTACTGACAGTATGTTGCGTGTTTTTGGTTTCACCAAACAGCTGCCCTCCGAAAGTAATCTGCAAAACCACCAGATGGGGTACTACTTATCCTTAGTGGAGTCCAAGTTGCCTGTTGCAAGGCGTGAGTCTTTCAAGCTCGATTTAAACCTGTTCAACCTGTTCAACCTGTTTGATGATGCGCCCCAAGATGGGCATGCGATGGAATAATAATAATTATAATGTTTTTATTGCTTTGATAAGTATTACTAATATAAGTATTGCTTATTATTCTGAATTACCCGACGCGTGGCCAGTTATGAGAACAGGCTGAGCCGGCCGGTTTGGGTTGTTAACAGGAAAGATGATGCTTTATTTGTTTGTTTTTATTTTTCTGTGTCTCTCCTGGCGGTCTATACTTTGAATCCTTTCTCCACAGAGTCCGCTCAAGGAGGTTCTCATGAGGCATATACCGCGAATTTTGAATTGTGCCGCAGTCAAACTTTTTTCTGTGTTGGATAACGCTCCTGAACAGTCCTCGATAGGAATATGCAATCAGGCTACGCAGCGTCCCGATGGTATTACGCAGCTGGCGATATGCAAAAAAAACGAGGGGGCTGGGTTCGCGTTGTATTATTGTGATGATAGTTGGAAAACCTTGCATGCCAGACACTTTGGCAGTCTTGATGAGGCCGCGCGTCATGCCGATGTTGAGTATCCCTCAGTGTCGGTTAAATGGTTGACGCCGCAGGAGGCCGCAAGATGCCAGGGGGAGTACGCCATGGACCCCCGTTGTGCGTTTTGTGGGAAAATATTTTCCAGTTATGAAAAGCTGATTTCTGGCGATGGTTCTTATATTTGTTATGGATGTATCGATTACTACCATGAATGTTATGTTATCAGACCTTATGCCAGGCAGAACACATCCTCCCGGCGTGCTGTAAGTTAAGGTCGTGACTGAAAAACGGTGATTTTTACGCTATTTGATGTATCCATCAGGCGCTGTGTCGCACTTCAATGGTATAAAGCATGGCGACTTCCTCAATGAATTGTATTCAGCCTGCCAGAGTGAACTGAAATGAAGCTGAATACGCCCGGTGCCCCGCTACATAACAGCCAGGGAGACAGGGGCAGGAGAGATCGGCCCTCGTGTTGTCGGTGATTCACGACTGGCATGTCCCCGGTGGCCGCCGACAGTCGGCGCTACGGGGTTGCTGGCATTAGCCGGGTGGGGCATCAAGCAGCTCGACACTGACCTGCATATCGCTGAAGGTGGCCGGTGGGCCGAACTGGGTGTAGATTGCCACATCGGCCGCATCGCGGCCGTAGGCGACAGCCAGTCGACCGCCGCGCAGGGTGCTCTCGGTGGGATCGAAGGTGTACCAGTGGTTGTCCACATAGGCCTCGAACCAGGCGTGCATGTCCATCGGCTCCAGCGCGTGCAAATAGCCGACCACCAGCCGTGCCGGAATACTGAGCGCCCGGCACAGGCTGATGCCCAGATGAGAGAGATCCCGGCAGACACCTTCGCCCTGCAGATTGACCTCGACCGCCGAGAGGGGATAGGCGCTGGTGCCCGGCGCATAGCGAATCGACTCGCGCAGCCAGCGGATGATTTGCGCTACCTGGTCGTAGCCCAGCGGCAGGCCGTCGACGATCTCCCGTGCCATGTTGCCGAACTTGTCCGACTCGCAGTAACGGCTGGGCAGCAAGTACATGAGCACGTTGTCGGGCAGATCCGGGATATCGACAAAGCCGCCGCCCGGTGCTTCTTCGAGGCTGTCTCGGGTGATGACATCCGCGGAGGTGCGAACATAAAACTCCCCGGCCGGCGCAATCAGGCGCTGGCAGAGGTTGCCGAAGATGTCCGTGTACTCCTGCACCGGTACGTTGGGGGCAAAGATATAACTTTCCCGGGCGATCCACTGCCGCAGCCCGCTGCGGGCACGCAGCATGAGAATCAACGGCGTGGGATAGGCCAGTTGGAACTCAAGATTGCAGGTTGTTCGCATCCACATGCGGGCGCCTCGATCGGGTTGGGCGGGCCAGAATCACCCGCTATTGAGCAGCGTAACAGGGACAGTATTGAAGTGATAGCACTCGCTAACTTCCCGTTTTGCCTGGCTTTCTTCAGCAGGGGGCTAATCTGGCCCGGGGCAGCGTTTAACCTGCCGGGACAAAATCCGTCGTGTACTTGAATGATCACTCAATAACAGCTACAGTGAAATTAGTTATTGAGCAGTCGTTCATGAATTACGTGCGTTCTGAATCCTGGCCCATGAAAGGAGGAGTTATGGCCGCCTATGATCAGGAACTGGATGCCAAAGGGCTCACTTGCCCGCTGCTGGTTCTGCGCGCCAAAAAGTCGATTGCGCAAATGGCATCCGGACAGGTGCTGCACATTGAAGCGACTGATCCGGGTGCGGTCAAGGACTTTGAAGCGTTTGCCAGACAGACCGGACATGAACTGCAGGAGTCTCGCGAGGAAAGCGGGACGTTTTATTTTGTGATTCAAAAAGCCTGAGGGCGGGAGATCGATTATGAGTGATGCAAAGAAACTGGCCATCATCGCCACCAAGGGCACGCTGGATTGGGCGTACCCGCCGTTTATTCTGGCCTCCACTGCCGCGGCACTGGGCTATCAGGTGCAGATATTCTTTACCTTCTATGGCCTGCAACTGTTGCGCCGGGATCTGGACCTGAAGGTCTCGCCACTGGGTAACCCCGGTATGCCGATGCCCCTGGGCATGGACAAGTGGTTTCCGGTGCTTGGGACGGCCATTCCCGGCATGCAGTCCATAATGACCTCGATGATGAAAAAGAAACTCAAGAGCAAGGGCGTGGCAAGTGTCGAGGATCTTCGCAGTCTTTGCCAGGAGGCGGATGTGAAAATGATCGCCTGTCAGATGACGGTGGATCTTTTTGATATGGAACAGACAAGTTTCATCGACGGTATTGAATATGGCGGCGCGGCAATGTTCTTTGAATTCGCCGGCGAGTCGGATATCTGTTTGTTTACCTGACACAGAACCAGTGAAGTAAACATACTGCTCACCAATCAGGAGCAGGCAATCCATCGACAGTACAAAAGGACAGATCATGCGCACAGCCTATCAATTGGCACTGCCTGTTTTTATGGTGATCGGCCTGGTGATGTACTCAATTGCCGGAGCCGGGGAATCCGTTCCCAGCTATGAGCAGGCGCGGGAGCAATTTGAGGCCGAACGCCGGAAGAAATCGAAGGGACCGAAGCTGAGTCACGAAGATCAGCAAATCATGCAACAGGCCGGAGAGGATCTCGCCACCAACATGCCGGATCCGGGACTCGAAGTGGGCGAGAAAGCACCGGACTTTATTCTGCCAAATGCTTTTGGTAACCCGGTCAGCCTGTACGATCAGCTTGAAAAGGGACCGGTCGTGCTCGTCTTTTATCGTGGCGCGTGGTGCCCTTACTGTAATCTCCAGTTACATACCCTGCGGGAAAGCCTGTCGGCGATCGAACGCGAGGGTGCACAGCTGATCACGGTGACACCGCAGAAGCCGGACAAGTCGCTGGAGCAGGTGAAAGAAGACGATTATCCGTTCGAGATCCTGAGCGATCTGGATAGTGCGG is a genomic window of Thiohalophilus sp. containing:
- a CDS encoding sulfurtransferase TusA family protein, which encodes MAAYDQELDAKGLTCPLLVLRAKKSIAQMASGQVLHIEATDPGAVKDFEAFARQTGHELQESREESGTFYFVIQKA
- a CDS encoding transglutaminase family protein — protein: MWMRTTCNLEFQLAYPTPLILMLRARSGLRQWIARESYIFAPNVPVQEYTDIFGNLCQRLIAPAGEFYVRTSADVITRDSLEEAPGGGFVDIPDLPDNVLMYLLPSRYCESDKFGNMAREIVDGLPLGYDQVAQIIRWLRESIRYAPGTSAYPLSAVEVNLQGEGVCRDLSHLGISLCRALSIPARLVVGYLHALEPMDMHAWFEAYVDNHWYTFDPTESTLRGGRLAVAYGRDAADVAIYTQFGPPATFSDMQVSVELLDAPPG
- a CDS encoding ClpX C4-type zinc finger protein → MDPRCAFCGKIFSSYEKLISGDGSYICYGCIDYYHECYVIRPYARQNTSSRRAVS
- a CDS encoding peroxiredoxin-like family protein, producing MRTAYQLALPVFMVIGLVMYSIAGAGESVPSYEQAREQFEAERRKKSKGPKLSHEDQQIMQQAGEDLATNMPDPGLEVGEKAPDFILPNAFGNPVSLYDQLEKGPVVLVFYRGAWCPYCNLQLHTLRESLSAIEREGAQLITVTPQKPDKSLEQVKEDDYPFEILSDLDSAVMKAYNLYFEVPMELADVYRRNFGLDLADYNGEGRYVLPVPATYIIDRDGVIRAGTADVNYKERMEPAAIVEAITGSPKRGDN
- the dsrE2 gene encoding sulfur carrier protein DsrE2, with protein sequence MSDAKKLAIIATKGTLDWAYPPFILASTAAALGYQVQIFFTFYGLQLLRRDLDLKVSPLGNPGMPMPLGMDKWFPVLGTAIPGMQSIMTSMMKKKLKSKGVASVEDLRSLCQEADVKMIACQMTVDLFDMEQTSFIDGIEYGGAAMFFEFAGESDICLFT
- a CDS encoding lipase family protein, with protein sequence MFFIRLIKLTRITLALVISGVMSTISSASGTERAAVDFVQIKNYADFSEASYQGKSRVDEVGQSKQHYLIYHGYIPELSVTYYLLRSDKDKSQVVVVRGTSNIENTLLNMDVKLVTDAHAGIRLHRGFSLAAEKIYRKIKPQLKPDYTVSVTGHSLGGAVALILAMYLDLDQFDVTQVVTFGQPKVTNIAGAARFGHLNILRVVAPNDLVPLVPPLDPVDINDLDIYWHIGMEVILLPDNRYAILDSTDSMLRVFGFTKQLPSESNLQNHQMGYYLSLVESKLPVARRESFKLDLNLFNLFNLFDDAPQDGHAME